The nucleotide sequence GAGATGGCCTCGCTGAAGGTGAACTCCGGCCCACCGTTGAGCCCCACGAACCTCTGTCCGTTGGCCTCGAACTCGACGGTCATCACGGATCCCGCCGCGCCGCCGGGCTCGCCTCCGGTGTAATGCGCGATCCGTCCGAGCCTGGAGTTCTTGAAGATCGAGATGTAGTGCTGCGCGGCCTCTTCGGCGTTGCCGTCGAACCACAGGCATGTGGTGAATCCGTCGGTGGCCATCGGTTCCTCCTGGGCTGGGGAGCGTTTACCCCTGTCGACCGCTCCCGCGTCAGGAACTCATCGGTCCTCGGCCGACCGATTTTCCGTGAGGTAGTGGTGCAGCCGGCAGGAGCCTTCGAGCATGGCCGCGGCGCGCTGGGCGAGCCCCTCCTGACGCCGGGCGATGACCGAGCGCAGGGCGTCGCTGCCGCCGGTGCGGCGCAGGCCATCGATGACGGGCCGGATCTGGGGCAGCGGATAGCGGACCTGGCGCAGCAGATCGATCATCCGGGCGTCCCGGACGTCGGAGGGGCCGTAGACGCGGTAGCCGGTGCCCCGGTCGCGCCGCGGGCGCAGCAGACCGGCGGACTCCCAGACCCGGAGGGCCGAGGTGCGCACCCCGATCCGGGCGGCCACCTCGCCGATGCGCAGTGGCCCGGAGCGTGCGGGCGCCGAGGTGTCCGGGGTCTGCCCGGCGACCGTCTCCAGCGCCTCCCCCGCGGCCTGGAGGGAGAGCCGTTGGTCGTGGAGCGCGGCATGGCCGGCGTTGACGAGGGTGAGCGCGAGGGCGATGTCCTCGGCGTGGACGGCCCGCATGACCGCGCGGGCGGTCTCCGCGCCGTATCCCGGCAACAGGGCCCGGTAGGTCACCAGGGCTCTGCGGTGCCGGTCCTCGAACCTGCGGTAGCCGGCGGGGGTGCGGGCGGCCGGCGGCAGGATGCCCGCGTCGACGTAGTTGCGGATCTGCTGGGTGGAGACACCCGCCATCCGGGCCAGATCGACGGGGCGCAGCGCGGCGTCCGTACGGCTCACGGTTCGTCACCTTCCCGGCAAGGGTTCACGGGCGAGTTGAAGGTTAGCGTGGCTCTGCCGCACCGTACCCGGCGGGTGTTGGGAGGAAATCCGCGAAAAGTCTCAACGTGCACTTCAATGAAACACTTGAAGGCATGGATGTCAGCGAAATCAAGGTCCGTGGCGCCAGGGAGAACAATCTCCAGGGCGTGAGTGTGGACATTCCCAAGCGAAGCCTTACGGTCTTCACCGGCGTCTCCGGCTCCGGTAAGTCCTCGCTCGTCTTCGACACCATCGCCGCGGAGTCGAGGCGGCTGATCAATGAGACCTATACGGCGTTCGTCCAGAACTTCATGCCGACGCTCGGCCGTCCGGATGTCGACTCGCTGCGGAATCTGAGCGCGGCGATCATCGTGGACCAGGAGCCGATGGGCTCCAACTCCCGTTCCACGGTGGGCACCGCCACCGATGCCCACACCCTGCTGCGGATCCTGTTCAGCCGGATCGGCAGCCCCTATGTCGGCCCTCCCCTCGCCTTCAGCTTCAACACGGCCGAGGGCATGTGTCCGCGGTGCGAGGGGCTCGGCAGGGTCACCGACATCGACATCGCCCAACTCATCGACAGGGAGAAGTCGTTGAAGGAGGGCGCGATCACCGTCCCCGGATTCGAGGTGGACAGCTGGCACTGGCAGGTTATGGCGGCCTCCGGCCTTTTCGACCCCGATACCAGGCTCCAGGACTACTCCCCCGCCCAGTGGGAGGACTTCCTCCACAAACCGGCCACCAAGATCAAGGTGGGGAAGAACAACCTCACCTACGAGGGGCTGGTGACCAAGGTCCGCCGGCTGTACCTGGCGAAGGACCGGGAGACAATGCAGCCGCGGATGCGCGCGTTCGCCGACCGGGCCATGGCCCTGACCGAGTGCGCCGAGTGTGAGGGCGCCCGGCTGTGCGAGGCCGTCCGGTCCTGCCGGATCGACGGCCGCTCCATCACGGAGTGCTCGGCCCTGCAGATCAGCGATCTGGCGGAGTTCGTGTGCGGGATCCGGCACGATTCCGTCGGACCGGTGCTGGAGAGCCTGCGGGCGCTCCTCGACTCACTGGTCGAGATCGGCCTGGGATATCTGAGCCTGGACCGGGAGTCCTCGACCCTGTCCGGTGGCGAGGCCCAGCGGGTGCGGATGGTCCGGCATCTGGGCTCCAGTCTGACCGATGTCACCTATGTCTTCGACGAGCCCACGGTGGGCCTGCATCCGCATGACATCGAGCGCATGAACCGGCTGCTGCTCCAGCTGCGGGACAAGGGCAACACGGTGCTGGTCGTGGAGCACAAACCGGAGACCATCCGCATCGCGGACCATGTGGTGGACCTGGGGCCCGGCGCGGGGGTGGCGGGCGGGCGGATCTGCTACCAGGGCGATCTGGCCGGGCTGCGCGCCTCGGACACCCTGACCGGGCGCCATCTGGACCACCGGGTGCGGCTGCGGGAGACGGTACGGCAGCCCAG is from Streptomyces hygroscopicus and encodes:
- a CDS encoding MerR family transcriptional regulator gives rise to the protein MSRTDAALRPVDLARMAGVSTQQIRNYVDAGILPPAARTPAGYRRFEDRHRRALVTYRALLPGYGAETARAVMRAVHAEDIALALTLVNAGHAALHDQRLSLQAAGEALETVAGQTPDTSAPARSGPLRIGEVAARIGVRTSALRVWESAGLLRPRRDRGTGYRVYGPSDVRDARMIDLLRQVRYPLPQIRPVIDGLRRTGGSDALRSVIARRQEGLAQRAAAMLEGSCRLHHYLTENRSAEDR
- a CDS encoding ABC transporter translates to MDVSEIKVRGARENNLQGVSVDIPKRSLTVFTGVSGSGKSSLVFDTIAAESRRLINETYTAFVQNFMPTLGRPDVDSLRNLSAAIIVDQEPMGSNSRSTVGTATDAHTLLRILFSRIGSPYVGPPLAFSFNTAEGMCPRCEGLGRVTDIDIAQLIDREKSLKEGAITVPGFEVDSWHWQVMAASGLFDPDTRLQDYSPAQWEDFLHKPATKIKVGKNNLTYEGLVTKVRRLYLAKDRETMQPRMRAFADRAMALTECAECEGARLCEAVRSCRIDGRSITECSALQISDLAEFVCGIRHDSVGPVLESLRALLDSLVEIGLGYLSLDRESSTLSGGEAQRVRMVRHLGSSLTDVTYVFDEPTVGLHPHDIERMNRLLLQLRDKGNTVLVVEHKPETIRIADHVVDLGPGAGVAGGRICYQGDLAGLRASDTLTGRHLDHRVRLRETVRQPSGQLPVRGARLHNLRDVSVDIPLGVLTVVTGVAGSGKSSLIHGSLSGREEVIVADQSAIRGSRRSNPATYTGLLDPIRAAFAKANRVKPGLFSANSEGACPRCKGIGLIYTDLAMMAEVASVCEDCEGKRFRPEVLTYRLRGRNISDVLGMSVAEAREFFTGGQARLILDRLAAVGLGYLGLGQPLTTLSGGERQRLKLAIHMARSGTTYVLDEPTTGLHLADVDQLLALLDRLVDAGNTVVVIEHHQAVMAHADWIIDMGPGAGHDGGQVVFTGTPADLVDTGGSLTAVHLRDYVKRA